From Nicotiana tabacum cultivar K326 chromosome 15, ASM71507v2, whole genome shotgun sequence, the proteins below share one genomic window:
- the LOC142169681 gene encoding uncharacterized protein LOC142169681, translating to MPALSFPQKMKREKLDKCLGRFLEMLKQLYVNIPVTEVLTQMPAYAKFLKKILSSKRKLEEITVVKLNAHCASINLMPLSVFMKLEGELGVIKLIPVSLQLVDQTTILPEGIIEDILVRVDKFVFPVDFIVVDMEVNKEVPLIIGRPILYTGRAILDIYEGQLLLRVGTEKVVFQMKRMMKYPSDEVSAYSCFKLDIIGELAEKYKSDKLVEDTLEKCITQSGTVDDEDPEVKKEDEALETEEQVVDEEEIKEEASKPNVELKVFPTHLKYAFLETNNFPVIIFADLTGTQEQKLVELLSKYKKSIGWSIADIQGISTAICMHKILLDENSKPVVQPQHKLNKNLEEVVHKEIIKLLEAGVIFPISDSQWTSSVQVVPKRGA from the exons ATGCCAGCTCTATCTTTCCCTCAAAAGATGAAGCGGGAGAAACTTGATAAGTGTTTggggcgattcttggagatgcTCAAACAACTTTATGTGAACATACCAGTCACAGAAGTACTCACTCAGATGCCCGcttatgcaaagttcttgaagAAAATCCTGTCTAGCAAGAGAAAATTAGAGGAGATAACAGTGGTCAAGTTGAATGCCCACT GTGCGTCTATAAATCTAATGCCTCTGTCTGTATTCATGAAACTGGAAGGTGAACTTGGAGTGATCAAATTAATACCAGTGTCCCTACAACTGGTCGACCAGACCACCATTCTACCTGAGGGAATCATTGAAGATATTCTAGTGCGGGTGGATAAGTTTGTGTTCCCCGTCGATTTTATTGTAGTGGATATGGAGGTGAACAAGGAGGTACCTTTAATTATAGGGAGACCAATTTTGTATACAGGTAGAGCCATCCTTGATATTTATGAGGGGCAGCTTTTGCTTAGAGTGGGAACTGAGAAAGTAGTGTTCCAAATGAAGAGAATGATGAAATACCCCAGTGATGAGGTATCTGCTTACTCGTGTTTCAAGCTAGATATCATTGGGGAGTTGGCTGAGAAGTACAAGTCTGACAAGCTTGTGGAGGATACTCTAGAGAAGTGTATTACCCAGTCTGGCACAGTGGATGATGAAGATCCTGAAGTAAAGAAAGAGGATGAAGCTCTTGAAACGGAGGAGCAAGTGGTTGatgaggaggaaataaaagaGGAGGCTTCTAAGCCCAATGTGGAATTGAAAGTCTTCCCCACTCATTTGAAATATGCTTTTCTTGAAACTAACAACTTTCCTGTGATTATTTTTGCTGATTTGACAGGTACACAGGAGCAAAAACTGGTGGAGCTGCTGTCAAAGTACAAGAAGTCCATTGGTTGGAGCATAGCTGATATTCAAGGAATCAGTACAGCCAtatgcatgcacaaaatcctgcTTGACGAAAATAGCAAGCCAGTGGTGCAGCCTCAACATAAGCTAAACAAAAATTTGGAAGAGGTAGTGCACAAGGAGATTATCAAATTGCTAGAAGCGGGAGTAATTTTTCCCATCTCTGATAGCCAGTGGACCAGTTCAGTGCAAGTTGTACCCAAAAGGGGGGCATGA